Genomic DNA from Streptomyces sp. GS7:
GGCAGTGGAGGGAGGTGTTGGCGGCAGGCGCCGGTGAAGCAGGATGGGACAAGGATGTGCGGAGTAGCTCGTAGTTCACACCCTGAGAGCTCGCACGGCTGCCCTCATCTCATGCTCGGGTCCCCGGGATGTGTCCGGGTGGCTGCACAGGAAGAGCCCGGCGCTGAGCAGGACGAGGTTCTTGACGACGAATTCGCCAGTCAAGGTCAGCTGCCATGGGTTGGCGTGCAGGAAGGCGATTCCGGGGAGAAAGACCAGAACGCTGAAGGTGCTGAACATGTGGGCGGCGAACAGGGGAAGCAGCCACTTGAGGCGGCGTCCGGACAGGAACCAGAGACCTACGACGATTTCCAGGATGCCCACCGCAGACACGAACCAGGTCGGGGTGGTGAACGGCACGGCATCGCGAACGAGCTTGCCCACGGGGGTGCAGTCAGCTGCCTTGAGGGCCCCGAACCATACGTAGACGGTCCCGAGGGACAAGCGCAGAGCAAGAAGTCCATGACGGTTGAGCTGGCGCAGAGCGAAGGTGAGTGACGGCGTACTTCTTCTCGATTTCGGCATCTAGCGATTCGCCTTCCAAGATCTTCACAGACGGTTTCGCCATGCGAGTCCCCCAAAGGAGTCGCCATGGCGCACAACCGGCGAATGTTCCCGGCCTGAAGGTTCTGGGCCTTCGGCTACCGCCGCCAACCCAGACTTGCCGATCGAAACCGCGATGATGGTTCGATCCGGCAGTGGTCCTGGTGCTGCCCCAGCTGTCAGCTGGCATTGAGCCGGCGCGCGGACATCCGCGCACGTCGGCGATCCGCCCGTCGACCCGCGTGCGGGGACGAGGGGTCAGCAGCAGACCGGAAGTACCGGAGGACCCCTGCGGAGGACGGCGTATCGCAGCGGCCACGCGCACAGCCGCCGAACGGGACCGTAGACGGCCCCGGGACGTACGGGGGAGGCCGGGCCGACGTAGGCGAAGGACCGCCGAGCACGCCGCAGCGGCGCGAAGACACAGGCGGCCAACGACCGGCCCAGGCGGAACGCCGCCGCCTCACCGCACCACAGCCACAACCCGCAGATCAGCGCGGCCAGGCCATGCGCGAGCCCCATACCGAGGGACCAGGAGTGTCCGGTGGCCGCCATGCCCACGGAGCCGGACATCCCGTCCATGCCACCCATGCCGTCGTGCGCGGCCATCGGTACAGACATCGCGGATGCCGTCGGCGACTGCGACAGGCTGAACACCGTGTGCAGCACGGACTGCGCAGCCACGGCGGAGCCGGTGACCACCAGTGCGCCGCGCTCCCGTCCGGTGAGCCACCACGCGCCCACCGTGGTCGCGGCGAACGCGTACGCCACCGCCCACACGGACACGGTCTGACCGGACATCAGCGCGTGCCCCAGAGCCGACGCCACCACACACACCGCCGCGAAGACCGCAGCACGTGCGAGGCGGAAACCAGGCCCAGGGGTCACGGCCGCCAGCGTAGTACCAGCCACCCACGCAAACGGGATCTAGACGGTGTATTTCCGTATTTTTTTGATAGATCCGGGCAAGCGCACACCGCCGTCGCACTCACGGCCGTCGGCGGGTGACCTGCACGGCCGTCCAGAACGTCCACCTCACGCCATCACGCGCGCCATGAGTCCCGCCGTGACACCGGCGTCGCACTCTCGCTGCCGAGCCGCCCACACCAGACTCACTGACCGTCACACTCGGCGTCGGGGCGTCGCTCTTCGACGACCGCTTCGGACTGGCCGGGCACAAGCCGCGGCATCTCAAGCGCATGCCGTCGTTCCCCGACGACCGGCTGGACCCGGCGCGCTTCAGCGGCGGCTGCGGCACGAACCGCTGACCCGGTTCGTCACTCCGCGAGGCGGCGGCTACTTCTTCGCCCTGCCCGGCGTACGCGACAAGGACGCCTGGTTCGGCTCCCGGCTGATGCAGAACACCCGCCAGGTGTATTGATCACGAGCGTGTCAACAGTTCTGCGATGCATCCCATGTGGACACCACACCCGACAGCCGGAAGAGCGCCGCCCGGCCCCTGACGGGCCCGCCCTCTCCGTCAGTTCCGGACAGGGCATGGCTGCGCCCGCCCGGCGACGGCAGTGCCTCCTCGGGGTTGCCGGTACGCCGGCCCGGACGGGTGCTCTCCGCCCTATGGGGCGGCGTACCGGCAACCCCGTGATCACTCGGAACCGGAGCCGCTCACGCCGCGACTGCCTGGGGGACTCCACCGCAGGTCTCGGCAGCTCTCAGCCAGCCGGTGAGGTCGGCGCGGGCGCGGGCCACCCGCGAGCGCACCGTGCCGATCGGACAGCCCACGACCGCCGCGGCGTCCGCGTACGGCATCCCGACCAGCTGTGTGAGCACGAATGCCTCACGCCGCTCGCCGTCCAGCGCGTCGACCAGCTCGGTCAGCGCCAGTCCGTCGTCGAAGCCCGGCAGTCCGCTGGGCTGCCGGGATTCCGCGACCGCCTGCCAGTCCTCGACGTCGGCGATGCGCGGGCGGGCGGCGGCGGACCGGTAGCGGTCGATCACCACACGGCGGGCGATCGACAGCAGCCAGGTGCGGGCGCCGGAGCGTCCGGCGAATCGCGGCAGGCCGGTGAGGGCGCGCAGGAACGTCTCCTGGGCGAGGTCGTCGGCGCTGTGCGTGTCGCCGCTCAGGCGCGCCACGAACCTCCACACATCGCGGTGGGAGGCGCGGACGAAGCGCTCGACGGCGACCGGGTCGCCGTCCCGCGCGGCCAGCGCCAAGCTGGTCAGTTGCTCATTGTCGACTGCGGTCCGATTGCCACGGGTCGGACCCATGAGGGCAGGAATCATCGCCACATGTCCTTCGAGGGTGCGGGCCGTGTCGAGGTATGGCACGGCCCGTCGCTGAGCGGCACTCCGAGCACCCGCACTTGGGTCGATGTCGACGTCAAGGGACGACGGCCGACGGGCGTGCGTCCGCGGGCAGGCCGGAGTGCCGCAGGGCCAAGGCCGGCGTGTCGGGCAACAGTGCTCACGGATGGGGAAGGCGGCCGCGCGGACACGCCGGCACTCCGCCCGCCACCGATTCAATGCGCCTTGTGGAAAAGGGGAGTGGGGGATCCCGGACGGCATCGACAGCATTGCGTCATCGGCGACATTCGCATCAACGGCGTCGATGACGGCATTGCAGAATCCCGGCCGGTGCCGGGAAAGTTCCAGGACGAGCGGTCAGCAGCGGATGGCGTGCCCGGGCGGGCCCCGGCGGGAGACGGCGTATTGCAGGAGCACCCCGCGTAGGCGCACGACGTGCCCCGCGGCGGCCACCGGGCGCGCGGGCGGCTTCCGGCCGATCCACCCCAGCGTCGTCAGGACGTGCAGCAAGGGCGCGAACAACACCGCGGCCATGCTGCGGGCGAGCCGGAAAGCCGCCGCCTCGCCGCGCCACATCCACAGCCCGCATACCAGCGCGGCCAGCGCGTGGGCGAGGAACATGCCGAGCGCCCCGTGGCCGGAGTGCATCGACTGCATCTGACTCGTGCTCATATCGCCGTGCATGGTGGTGGCCAGATGGCCCATATAGTCCACATGCGCGGCAGAGGTGGAGGGCATGCCGTCCATGCCCGCCGTACCGCTCATCCCGGGCATGCCGTCCATCGGCGTCGGTGGGGACGCGTGGGTGGCCCCCGGGCCGAGGCCGGCCTGGTGCAGCATCCGGGCCGCCGGCGCCTGCGACTCAGGCGCCGGGCCGCCGCCCGACGCACCGCCCAACGCCCTTACGCTCCACAGCCTTTCGGACACGATCTCGGCGGTCGTACCGGCCCGGCACGCCTGCGCCAGGCTGAACAGGGAGTGCAGACCGAGCTGAGCAACCACGGTGGAACCGGTGACGACGAGTACGCCGCGCTCCCGCCCTGTCAGCCACCAGGCCGCCCAGCCCGTAATGCCGAGCGCGGCAACCAGAGTCGACCAGGGCAAGGGCCGCGCGGACATCAACGCGTGCCCCAGAGCCGCGGTCGTCACGCACACCACCGCGAAGATCGCGGCGCGCACAGCGCGTGAAACCGACCCGGCAGTCATGTCGGCCATCGTGCCAGCCGCGCCGCCCGCTCGGGAGGGTGAGAGCACGGTACATCTCGGTGACCGTGGCGCTGCTTGACCGTCCGCCAGGACCAGACCGCCACGGCGGCGATTACCGGGGCGGCGACGGTCGGGTTGCCCAACTGACCTGAGCTGACCGATCAATGCCGCCGCCTGCCTGAGGTTTCGTCGTCGTCCGAGCCTGAGTTGCCTGTACCGGAGACCCTGGTGGGGCGGTGGCGCTCCGTCCGCCCCACCAGGGTCTGCTGCCCGGTATCCCGATTGGCTACGGGCGTTACGGGTGTTACGGGCGGGCCGGGCGGCTGCGGTAGAGGGCGACGGCGGCCGTTCCGATACCCAGGACGCCCGCGATCAGGCCCGCGATGCCCAGGGCCCGGGTGGTGGAGTCGCCGGCGGCGGCAGCGGAAGCCTTGGGAGCCGCGGA
This window encodes:
- a CDS encoding sigma-70 family RNA polymerase sigma factor; this translates as MIPALMGPTRGNRTAVDNEQLTSLALAARDGDPVAVERFVRASHRDVWRFVARLSGDTHSADDLAQETFLRALTGLPRFAGRSGARTWLLSIARRVVIDRYRSAAARPRIADVEDWQAVAESRQPSGLPGFDDGLALTELVDALDGERREAFVLTQLVGMPYADAAAVVGCPIGTVRSRVARARADLTGWLRAAETCGGVPQAVAA
- a CDS encoding PE-PGRS family protein; the protein is MTAGSVSRAVRAAIFAVVCVTTAALGHALMSARPLPWSTLVAALGITGWAAWWLTGRERGVLVVTGSTVVAQLGLHSLFSLAQACRAGTTAEIVSERLWSVRALGGASGGGPAPESQAPAARMLHQAGLGPGATHASPPTPMDGMPGMSGTAGMDGMPSTSAAHVDYMGHLATTMHGDMSTSQMQSMHSGHGALGMFLAHALAALVCGLWMWRGEAAAFRLARSMAAVLFAPLLHVLTTLGWIGRKPPARPVAAAGHVVRLRGVLLQYAVSRRGPPGHAIRC